One window of the Eucalyptus grandis isolate ANBG69807.140 chromosome 8, ASM1654582v1, whole genome shotgun sequence genome contains the following:
- the LOC104417622 gene encoding uncharacterized protein LOC104417622 codes for MANQVIDKVLPFVVTEEELEPGSHIFVRRCNGLYTHHGIYVGEGTVIHFTRTRGVDRTCLDCFRREGEKLHSLRSLPTGWGNCKKSAREVVNKARDLHEGGGFGEYHLFNNNCEHFATFCRTGVRKSAQTASICACARKIKKVQVWALKLLGKSRSNDPKIRGDSGIESKNLIVEQA; via the exons ATGGCGAATCAGGTCATCGACAAGGTGCTTCCGTTCGTGGTAACTGAGGAAGAGCTTGAACCCGGCAGCCACATCTTTGTAAGGCGGTGCAACGGCTTGTACACCCACCATG GAATTTACGTCGGAGAAGGCACTGTTATTCACTTTACGAGAACACGAGGAGTCGACAGGACGTGTCTCGACTGCTTCCGGCGGGAAGGCGAGAAACTCCACTCCCTACGCTCATTGCCAACGGGATGGGGCAATTGCAAAAAATCGGCCCGGGAGGTCGTGAACAAGGCTCGCGACCTTCACGAGGGCGGCGGTTTCGGCGAGTATCACCTCTTTAATAATAATTGTGAGCATTTTGCCACGTTTTGCCGGACCGGTGTCCGGAAAAGTGCGCAAACAGCTTCGATCTGTGCTTGTGCACGGAAGATAAAGAAAGTCCAAGTATGGGCCTTAAAGCTTCTCGGAAAATCAAGATCAAATGATCCTAAAATTCGTGGTGACTCAGGCATCGAGAGTAAAAACTTGATCGTTGAGCAGGCTTGA